The genomic stretch GGGAAAGGAAGGCTAACATGGCAAAAAAAATTAGTGGCTACCTGAAATTGCAGGTGCCAGCAGGGGCGGCTAACCCGTCTCCACCAATCGGTCCGGCGCTCGGTCAGCGTGGTCTTAACATCATGGAATTCTGCAAGGCTTTTAATGCCAAGACGCAGGAGATGGAAAAGAACATGCCGATCCCGACGATCATTACGATCTTTTCGGATAAATCATTCACGTTTGAGACAAAATCTCCGCCTGCGTCCTATTTTCTGAAAAAGGCTGCGAAACTGGCTAAGGGTGGTTCCACCCCCGGGCAGGATGTTGCTGGTACAGTGACCGAAGCCCAGTGTCGGGAAATTGCTGAGGCAAAAATGGCAGATCTCAATGCCAATGATATTGATGCAGCTGCCAAGATCATCAAGGGCTCTGCACGGGCCATGGGCCTGAGAGTGGAGGGCTGAACATGGCTAAACCAGGAAAAAGAGTTCGGGCTTACCGCGAGACTGTCGACAGCAAGAAAGTGTATTCTGTTGATGAAGCCGTCAAGCTGATCAAGTCCAATGCGACAGCCAAATTTGATGAGACTGTCGAGATCTCAATGAATCTTGGCGTTGATCCGCGCCATGCCGATCAGATGGTGCGCGGCGTTGTCAGCCTGCCAAATGGTACTGGCCGTTCCTTGCGCGTTGCTGTTTTCGCTAAAGATGACAAGGCAGAAGCGGCGAAAGCGGCTGGCGCAGATGTTGTCGGTGCAGAAGACCTGATGGAGCGCGTTCAAGGCGGTGAGATTGATTTTGACCGTGTTATCGCCACACCAGACATGATGCCGCTTGTAGGGCGCTTGGGTAAAGTGCTTGGCCCGAAAGGCCTTATGCCCAACCCGAAAGTCGGGACTGTCACACCAGACGTGGAAAAAGCCGTGAAAGACGCCAAAGGCGGCGCGGTTCAATTCCGGGTCGAAAAGGCAGGGATTATCCATGCCGGTGTTGGCAAGGCGAGTTTCGGTGAAGCGGCGCTTGAAGAAAACATCAAGGCTTTCATTGATGCGGTGAACAAAGCAAAGCCATCTGGCGCCAAGGGGACATATATCAAAAAAGTCTCTGTCAGTTCCACTATGGGGCCTGGTTTGCGTCTGGATCACGCAGCTGCATTGTAATCGTCTGGTCCGGTTTCATTTTTGGGACTGGACAACGTAAAAATTATCGGCCATGTGCCAACCCGAAGGGAAACAGCTGTTTCCCTTCACCCTGTCCAAGACCACAGGTGCCAGATGTTCATCTACTGGCATAAATCCTGTGCAGATGAGGGAATATGACGGGCTATAACCGCCCCGAAGGTTCCAGGGCAGGCTCTCCGCAAGTGGTGAGCCTTCGCATGAAGTCTCATTTTCTTGTGGTTCGAAGCTGATGTGTATAAGCACATCGTCAACGCAGGCCTTGCCGTCAGGGAAGGTCAGCAAACCAAAGGGAAGTCTTTTGCCATGCCAATGGACAGACAACAAAAGACAGAAATGGTTGACTGGATCTCTGGTGTTTTTGAAGCCAACGAGGTGATCGTTGTATTCGAAAATGCCGGACTAACTGTTTCTGAAGTCTCCGACCTGCGGGCGCAAATGCGTGAAGCGGGCGGCGGCGTTAAGGTGGTGAAGAATCGCCTTGCCAAAATTGCTGTAGAGGGAAAATCAGGAGAGAAGATTTCGGACCTGTTCAAGGGACCGACAGTTCTTGCTTATTCTGAAGATCCGGTGACAGCACCCAAGATCCTGACAAAATATGCCAAAGATAATGACAAGATCACCATCCTTGGTGGCATCATGGGGGACACAGCACTGGACGGTGCAGGTGTTGAAGCCCTTTCGAAGATGCCGTCTCGCGAGGAAGTGCTTTCGTCTATTGCTGGTATGCTCACTGTGCCTGGCGGTAATATCGTCAGTGTGGCAACGGCACCTGCAGGAAATATCGCTGGCATCCTGAAAACCCTGGCGGAACGTGAAGCTGCCTGATCCCTCTGAAACCTTGAAAGAAATGGAATTGTAAAATGGCTGATATCAAAAAACTGGCTGAAGAAATTGTCAATCTGACACTGCTTGAAGCAAACGAACTCAAAGAGCTTCTCAAAGACGAGTATGGCATTGAGCCTGCTGCTGGCGCAGTTGCAGTTGCTGCTGGCCCTGCTGGTGGCGACGGTGGCGGTGCTGCTGAAGAAAAAGACGAATTTGACGTGATCCTGACATCTGCTGGTGACAAGAAAATCAACGTCATCAAGGAAGTCCGTGCGATCACAGGTCTTGGTCTCAAGGAAGCAAAAGAACTTGTCGAAGGCGCGCCGAAGCCTGTCAAGGAAGCTGCTTCCAAGGATGAAGCCGAAGAGCTCAAGAAGAAACTCGAAGAAGCTGGTGCTTCTGTCGAGCTCAAGTAATTTCTTCGTTCAACAGACTGAAAAAGGAAAGGGGCCCGTTAGGGGCCCTTTTTTGTAATCTGCTCCGGGCTTTGCCGCCCGGTCGTCAGGTTTTTTACCAGGCGTATGAAAAACCGGCTCTTGCGCCGACTTCACCTGTGCTGATGCCAGCGCCGAGACCGACAGACAGAATCATGTCGCTTTGCGTCCGGTAGGAGCCGGCAAACGCGTAGGCGCTTTCATCCGCGAAATAGCCATAGCCGCCGCTGATGGCGAAGGTCTTGTTTTCCGGGACATACGGGCTTTCGAGCGCCAGCGCCACAGCGACACCTTCAGAGTTCTGATCAATACGCTCCGCATTCTCAGTGAGTGCGTTGGTTGACGCCAGGAAGTCCGCAGCACTCAGACCAGTGCTGATTGTTGCCAGATTACCATTGGCATCTGCGGTCACGACATTCAGCGTGCCGCTTTGGGCATTCACGCTGTCGGCAGAGTTGATGCCGGGCAGGGTATAGGTGTTGCTGGCATTCCCGAGCATGACCTGATTGGCGCGTGTCGTTGCAACGCCGTTACCAATCGCAATCGAGTTATCAAAATCTGCCACAGCTTCATTGCCGATCGCTGTCGCAAACATGCCAGCTGCTGCTGCTGCTTCACCGATCGCAAGGGCGCGTTCACCGCTGGCATTGGCCAGGTGGCCGAAGGCTTGCGATCGAACACCTGTTGCAGCTGACTGCCAGCCAACAGCGGTTGTTCCGGCTTCCGTTGCCTGTGATTCGCTGCCAATCGCCGTGGAATTCAGGCCACTTGCCGTGGCAATGTCACCAATCGCAACCGCATCAGTATTGGACGCGACAGCGAGATTACCCATGGCGGTAGATGTCATGCCACTGGCCATGGCTGCTTCGCCAACGGCCAGGGAGCGCTCACCTGTTGCCTGCGCCAGGTGGCCAAAGGCTTGGGAGCGAACGCCCGTTGCCGCAGACTGCCAGCCGACAGCTGTCGTCCCGGCTTCCGTTGCCTGGGATTCACTACCAATGGCTGTGGAGTTCAACCCGGAAGCCGTGGCCTGTTCACCAAGCGCAACCGCATCTACATTAGAGGCGACAGCAAGGTTACCGATCGCCGTAGCCGTGTCCGCTGTTGCGCCTGCAGCCTCACCAATGGCCAGGGACCGCACGCCAGTTGCGCGCGCCAGATGGCCAAATGCATGGGCGCGTTCAGCCGTTGCCATTGATTGCCAACCAAAGGCTTGCGCGGCCAGGCCGTCGGCAACGCTTTCAGAGCCAACCGCCGTAGAGTT from Parvularcula sp. IMCC14364 encodes the following:
- the rplK gene encoding 50S ribosomal protein L11; amino-acid sequence: MAKKISGYLKLQVPAGAANPSPPIGPALGQRGLNIMEFCKAFNAKTQEMEKNMPIPTIITIFSDKSFTFETKSPPASYFLKKAAKLAKGGSTPGQDVAGTVTEAQCREIAEAKMADLNANDIDAAAKIIKGSARAMGLRVEG
- the rplJ gene encoding 50S ribosomal protein L10 codes for the protein MDRQQKTEMVDWISGVFEANEVIVVFENAGLTVSEVSDLRAQMREAGGGVKVVKNRLAKIAVEGKSGEKISDLFKGPTVLAYSEDPVTAPKILTKYAKDNDKITILGGIMGDTALDGAGVEALSKMPSREEVLSSIAGMLTVPGGNIVSVATAPAGNIAGILKTLAEREAA
- the rplL gene encoding 50S ribosomal protein L7/L12, which encodes MADIKKLAEEIVNLTLLEANELKELLKDEYGIEPAAGAVAVAAGPAGGDGGGAAEEKDEFDVILTSAGDKKINVIKEVRAITGLGLKEAKELVEGAPKPVKEAASKDEAEELKKKLEEAGASVELK
- the rplA gene encoding 50S ribosomal protein L1, which translates into the protein MAKPGKRVRAYRETVDSKKVYSVDEAVKLIKSNATAKFDETVEISMNLGVDPRHADQMVRGVVSLPNGTGRSLRVAVFAKDDKAEAAKAAGADVVGAEDLMERVQGGEIDFDRVIATPDMMPLVGRLGKVLGPKGLMPNPKVGTVTPDVEKAVKDAKGGAVQFRVEKAGIIHAGVGKASFGEAALEENIKAFIDAVNKAKPSGAKGTYIKKVSVSSTMGPGLRLDHAAAL
- a CDS encoding YadA-like family protein is translated as MSKQKKNLAITSSVVALGSTFLLMAGSTAWADATPDCNDGTGTNSTECGVGADASGDDSTAAGSNSDASGDESVATGESAEASGTGSTAIGSEASSTGTESTAVGFQASASSDSSTAVGGQAIANGAGATAYGWQSNATGERAHAFGHMATATGDFTLAIGEAAQATANNATAIGNGAIASQQDALAIGDIAMATGINSTAVGSESVADGLAAQAFGWQSMATAERAHAFGHLARATGVRSLAIGEAAGATADTATAIGNLAVASNVDAVALGEQATASGLNSTAIGSESQATEAGTTAVGWQSAATGVRSQAFGHLAQATGERSLAVGEAAMASGMTSTAMGNLAVASNTDAVAIGDIATASGLNSTAIGSESQATEAGTTAVGWQSAATGVRSQAFGHLANASGERALAIGEAAAAAGMFATAIGNEAVADFDNSIAIGNGVATTRANQVMLGNASNTYTLPGINSADSVNAQSGTLNVVTADANGNLATISTGLSAADFLASTNALTENAERIDQNSEGVAVALALESPYVPENKTFAISGGYGYFADESAYAFAGSYRTQSDMILSVGLGAGISTGEVGARAGFSYAW